gccatccTCGCTTATCTTGAAGTAGTTCTCTACTGAGCGCCGCGCAAAATTGCGATAGTCTTGAACGAGATATTCTTGGTTAGGATCAAGGGATTGCCCAGATGGGTGTAACATCTGCATTTCTGTACGGTGGGCAAACATGCAACTATGAGTATGTATTAACATTGGGATCCTGAAAGATGTCTTTCTGACATACCTCGCTGCTAAACACGCAGATGCTCCTAGAGATGGGTAGCCCCAAGTCTTACTTCGCCAAATTGACAATAGACTTAATTGTTTCTTGATCTACGGGGTCCTCGTCAAAGCCATCAAAAGCCATCCCGAGTTCAACAGCCTTATTTTTCTCTGGGGCAGCATTTACGATATCGCAGTAATTCTTAATCTGTTACGCGATGGTATAGTTGGCAGCTTTGTGGAAGGTATACAACCAGAACACACGCGCGCCACTGTCTATAGTGGGATTCAGGCCAGCCGAGGACGTCTCATCGGACCAGGTGTGGTGCGCGTGATCCAGAGAAGTAGTGCTGCCTGCATTCAGTGCTTCATAAAGGACGGCGAGTTGGCCGATGTACACCTGCTCAGAATCAATGCGTCCAGCAGACGCATGCTATTCAAAGCGGCCGAAGTATTCAGGGAGGATGATATTTGAGAACATGGTTTTGGACAAGGTTTGCTTACATATGATATCATATTGAAAAAATGACATTTATATTCAATAAGACAAAAAAGATACTAAATAcataaataaataaataatttgAGCCTGTTTTTCTAATTTACTTATTCCCACAACCAGATTTCTTTCTCGCAGTGGCCGCATTCATATACAAGAATTATTCCTTCCGAGAACATTAGTGGAGATCGGGCATAGGTGAAAGCAGCTAGATGTGTCGTTGGAAGACAGTAAAAACAGGCAACAGCCGGAATTAGAGTTGGTACTTGCGCAGGAAACCCTTCTATACGGGCGTCTCGCCGAAGAGCTAGTGCTGACTCAACAACGATATCAATatggcaagaaggagatATGCAGCTAAATGAGCTGAAACCTATTATCTGAGTGTGGCTGCATTCCCCATGACAGACTTGATTCAGATTCGAATAGAGTCTTTTGCTGGAGTTTAACTTTCCAGTGCTGGAATTTATTGGGCTGAACTCTGTTATACGAGCCACAAATAATTCCCGTCCCTGCTGGTGAGAAACCACTCCTTTGATGTCTTGGATTATTGTATGGTCGCAGGACTGTGCGGTGCATCGGGTGTCCAGTGTGAATTCATACTGGCCGTCCTGCAGTGAAAGGGTCTTGACACAAAATCTAGATTTTCTAGAGTCTAATTTTGGACTTGTTGAGCGACCGAGTTTCACTAttggcttggctttgatAAGGATATCCAAGCTCAGAAGGAAATCGATGGCTGAAGAGGGTGTTGACTGACTGTGGAGACTGCTATCCATGTTGACGGTGGAATCTCCATCTACCTCatcagaggatgaagaatcGACAGACTCTGCATACTCCGTTGGTGCTTCCAGAAGTAGATTGGAGCCATTAGATCGACTGTCTTGTCCTCCTTCAATCCAAGGATACAAATCCAAGGCTTGATAAGTCCCATAAGGGTCATATGCGTCAATGTACGTaggctgtgctgtgctgtagGTGCTATTGTCTAATCCTTTGCCGGCTTCAAATGCCGCATTGTTTCTGTTATCTCGTGGCTTCATACCAGCCTCTGTTTCTTTGCAATCGCTTTGTTCGTGTCTCCGGCGGCGGCGGCGTCTTCTTTTGACAATTGGTTTTGCTCGTCGTTCATCGAAGAAAAATAGCTTAATCGGCCTCTCTGGTCTCTCACGAGTGTTTTCTGGTTTTATTTCCTTGTGATGTTCGTTTATCTTTTCTAATAATTGGTCGATTGAGTTCTTGACTCTTCTATGTCTTCGCGTGTTAATGATTATATCATAATTTAGGCTTCTTCCGCCGACTTACCCAGAATGCACGCTGCATAACCCGATTAGTGAGACTAGTAAGTGCATAGACGCCTTCGCGTGTGTTATTGTTTCAAAATGAGCGCGAATGACTTGCTCCTTGACAACAAAGCCAAACCGGCGGGACATCGTGAATATCCACTGACCAAGTTCCcacttccttctctttttttcAGGCCTTTTTTCAAGCTGTTCAAACCTTTTTAAAAGGCCATTTGCATCTCTATAAACCCTGCCCAAATCTTCGTTACATGATCTAAGTTGGTCGTGAAGCTTTCTTTGAATATAGGATGCCAAATCCTCTTTATTTCTCGGTGGAAAATGAGCTATCATCTCGTTGATCATATCACGGGTCTAATGCTTGTATTAGGAACGAAAGTAGCGGTTATGGAAGTGATACCCTACATTAACTATATTATGTAACGCAGCTGAGTATTCGTACCACACTTGCGGAGCATTCTTGATGGCTGCCCCAAACATTGCGAGCTTGACAGCAACGTCACCGAGGGCGATGGCTGTCCCAATGACCTCCATGATGGTTTGGTTCTTGTGAACGAGTTTGAATTTGATATTAATGGTTTTTCTTTCGAATGCAAAGATTGAATCTCAATATTCATTCATCTAAACGCTGATTGAGATGCTTTAATGTATGTATTACTGCACGAAATGTGAGCGTGAGAAACAACTGATGGCACCTGATGTATTGGCCCTGACCTATTTTATGCTCTTCCTGGTAAATGCACAAAGGCCTGGTCTTACAAGGTTTGCCTTGGATGTCGCCTCGAGTACGCCTCACTTTCTAGAGCCTATAAGCAAGTCAAGGGCTTCAAGCTATCTTGAGCTCGTCTTCCAATAAATTGAAGCGTTGCCTAAAACGTGTAGTGAGGGTTCTGCAAAGCAGTACATGGTGTCTTGATTTACCCCGCCTATGCATGCAACTGAACTAACTAAGTAATTTTTCCCAGACTGCACCATGCTGGCTAGGCAGACTGTTACAGTTGAGGCCAGCCACTTCCTGAGGTGCCTGCCATGCGACAATCTTTCTAAGTCCAAatcaaaaagaagaagccatttgGCCCTAATCCATATTTAGCTGACATACGACGCGGCGAAATCTGCCGTAAGAAATGGAGCGCCGAAACAGACACAGGACTAGCGCATCCTAGACCAGCTTATGACCAGTTCTTCAGAGACATACAAGGCCGTAGGAGCATAGCCCCGGACTTGCCTGTTTATTAGGCAGTTATCACCAAGAAATTTGCAACTAAACTGCATTATAATAGAGTTGGTTCTTTCAATATTCAAGGAGCAAGTTATTAGTCAAATGACCTGGAAGAAACATGGACAACCGTTCAATAACTATTGTAGTGCAGAGCCTCATTTATATATTTGCGAACCATAAGCCAGCAAGCAACAAAGGCACCTGCATCACGGAGGTGGTCAGCACATGTGGGGGTAATATCTATTGCCAGACTAAGTCGCACAACCCTGAAATATGTCGGGCCAACAAGCGGGCTGTTCTTAAGGGATCACTGTAGATGCCGACTCTGCCCCGATATGGCGTCTCCCCAGGTTAGATTCCTTAATGTAAGATAGTCGAGCCAGGGCCCAAAATAAGGGACGAACAAAAATTGTAATCGATAGATTTAAGTCAAGTCAAGGGTGGCAAAAAGTAAATTCTGATGAGACTGGGACTCGAACCCAGGAGGATTGCTCCACCAGGAATTGGTgttaaggttaaccttaacctggcgccataaccaactcggccatctcACCGTTGTCATTGGATGAAAGCCAGATGATCTTTCCTGCATCATACAGAACGGGGCAAAGCGAAAGATATTTTGACCTGATTGTTTTGTCGAGATCTTATCACATCGTGCATTACTTCTCAACAGTGAATAGGCAATATCCGTTTCAAAGTAGATCAGTTGACATCAGTTGACTTATGCTACCTGGCTGACTGCACGGTAGCCATAGATATTGGAGGACTAACATTCGGCTTAACTACCTAGCCTGTGGACTATTGTCCCTTTGCTAAAAATGTGAGAGCACCTAATGCATATCCATCCAGCCCAGTCTTAAGCGTTGGTTGAATGACCGGAGCAAACTTGGAAGAATGATTCGCAGCAATACTCTGCGCAACAGTCCcttccttctcagccttaTCCCAAACCTCTCCATCGACGCAGCCATACGTGAAGAAGCAGTATGGCTTATCAACAGCAGTAGCCAAGATGGAAAAGTCCTCACTAAAAGCAAGTTTAGGCATATCCCTATCATATTTCCCAGGCCCCTCGCCAAAGTGCGCCGCGAACGACTCCTCTACTCTCTTAGTAACGGCTTCGTcgttgatggtgagaggGAAAGCTCGAGTTTGCTCAAACTCTGGACTTTTGAGAACATTGGCACACGAGCACTCGGCTTCGATGACGGTCTTGATACGCTTTAGAAGACGTTCGCGTGTTGCGATGGTCGTAGATCGAGTGTCGACGCCGAGAACGGCCGAGTCTGCAATGACGTTCTCAGCATCGCCGGCGTGGATACTCGTGACGGTTACCACGCTCGACTCAGCTGGGTCAACTTCGCGGCTGACAAGCGTTTGTAGTTTCAAAATAGCATTGGCTGAAATGGCAATAGGATCAATGGCAGTATGAGGCATACTCGCGTGTGAACCTTTACCGTGTATGGTAACCTTGTAGTTATCCGCGCTTGTGGCGACAAGTCCTCTTCGTGTACCAATCGTACCAGCACGAAGCGGCCTCACATGTGCTCCCAAGACAAAATCTGGAATCGGAACCTCATGTTTGGTATAAAGACCGTCGTCAACCATGGCCTGTGCACCAGTCCCTCGCTCTTCAGCAGGTTGAAATGCCAGCACCAAAGTTCCAGCCCAGGACTCCCGGGATGAGAAAAGTGTCGCTGCAGCGCCCAGCAACGTCACGATGTGCATGTCGTGACCGCAAGCATGCATAACAGGTTTCTCAAATCCGCTCGCAGCATGAATCATTCGCTTGGTGCTGGCGTGCTCGAGTCCAGTGGTCTCTTCAACCGGCAAAGCGTCAATGTCTGCTCGAAGTAAGACAGTGGGGCCATTGCCGTTGCGGAGAACGGCAGCGAGACCATGGCCACCAATGTGAGGTTTGATGATCAAATCATCGGGACCAATTTCCTTAAGTCGCTGGGCGATAGTAGCAGCTGTTTCGATTTCTTGGTTGGAAAGCTCGGGGTTGCGATGGAGATGTTTGTACAGCTCCTCCAAAGGCTGTAGGTCAGGCCGATGCTGATCTACTAGCTCTGATAAACTTGATTTTGACATTTTTTAATGGAAGTGGTTACAGGCGTGAGACTGAGAGGAATGAGGGAGTCATATGGTATGGAGGAGTTGTGGATTCTTCGTTCTGAACCCTCCGGACGTTTACCCGAGTCATGTCATCTTTGCTTACACCATCGTCACTGGGCCGAGGCTGCTGTCTTAGGCCAATTTATAGGACCTCGCATAAATTCCATAAAATTATGAGACTTAAGCGAAGCTCAGAATTGTTTCAGAATAGGCTGCTCAACTAATAATGAACAATCGCTATAAAAACTATTTCGAGATAGTTAACGTCTCTAACCTGGAGAAATTACCCGGCAACCTTCCGAAGATCTCGGGGACAGCTTCCGAGAAGCTAGAAACAGACATCTAGGCGAATTATAGGCGAATAATCAGAGTCATAGTATGAATCATTGGAAATACGCCACAACCTTTTGTTGTAATACTGGCAAGGGCGAatagataagataaaggaaGCAAGAATACAATTAGCTCAAATCAAGTCTGGAGTTGAAGCTAAGTATGTACTACGAAAGTTTTGCGTCTAATCAAATTACAGGCTTCTTATTGGCAACGAATAAAAGTCGCCAGCCACCTGCCTCTCTATCATCGATCTACTTCTGGGCCCGTTTGCTTATAGTGCTGCGTACTTAAAAGCAGGCTCATCAGGCTGACAAGTAGTGTTCAGCTTGGGCATCTCCCCATCGACGAAATAGTTCTTGACAATCTCCTGGGTACAGTTCGATGGGTGAGCCATCAGTCCGTGCTATAAGTCTCAGTTAGCAAAGATTCAACAGAAAGCTGGGATTTGGGGGTACTTACACCGACACCTTCGTGAACCACGACTCGACTTCCTCGGAACTGAGCTGAAACGCCCCAGGCACTACTCAAAGGTGTAACAGGATCATATCGTCCATTAACGATAAGAAGCGGGTTTCTCGTCTTGACATTTCTCAGTTTGTTAATGTCAATCTGCTCCGTAGCAGAAAACTTCCATTGCGCACAGAATAGTCTTGCAACTGTTCCCAGTTCAGAGAAAGATCCCTCAGTGCGATGAGCTTGGAAAATCGAGAACAAATCATCCTGATCCTCAACTCGGAACGAAGAGTCGCTGCATGCAATGCCGTTGGTGACGAATTCAGCTGCAATGTTCCATTCGCTTTCCAGCGGGCTTTCATTCCTGGTATTGAACATGGCTGTCATGTTATTGTTGAAAAGGCCTTCAATGcggctgatgatgctgggaTATGTAACGGGGTTATAGAGTTCTCCGAAGATGAAGGTTTTGAACGTGGCGATGAGAAGGTTTAGATCGTCACTAGGGAGATCCTCGTCATTGGCATCGCCGCCTGGCAGAGTTCCGTTGAGATAGCCCTCGAGCATCTCTCTAAACTCTGTGAGGAGGCTCTCGCCTGTTGTGCTGTTTCCGTGGTAGTCTGCAAGAGAGCAGAGTTCCTTTCCAGACTCAACACACTCGTCCAAAAGATTGGAAAGTGATCGCTCGGCATCTCTCATGCTGTTGATCCAGGTTGTAGCCGCATAATCATCGGCTTTCAAATTGGCGTCGATCAACATACGGCCAATACGCTCAGGGAACATAGAAGCAGTAACTTGACCTAGGATAGTGCCATAAGAGACTCCCCAGTAGTTAAGCATGGGCCCTTGACCCAACGCATCAACGATAGAGATCATATCCCTCGCGACAAAAGGCGTTCCAACGAAACGACCTGTATCTTGTCGACTCTCATAGCAATTTTCCGCCATGGTACGGGCAAGTTCCCAAGTCTCATTTCTGACAAAACCCCAGGTCTCAGCCTGCGGAATCGTGTTGAACTCTCTGCGACGCAGACTTGCTGCACTTGTGAGATTCGTTCCAGTGCCGGAGCCTGTTCCATTACAGATGAAAGGAATTGTACGACCAGTGCCTCTGAATTTACAGTTAGTGTTACATAATACCAAGAATTGGAAGAGGCTGAGCCTACCGGGGGTCGAATCCAATGACATCATATTGTCCGCCAAGAACTCTGCGATGCATGTCAGCATTGAATTACAATTTTACCAAGGCAACCTACTTGGCAAGTTCCATTCCCGACCAGACGATAGCTTCAACGCCCGAACCGCCGGGGCCGCCGGGGTTGTAAAGAACACTGCCTAGATAGGGCTTCttggtggctttggctttgatCAAGTCAAGTTGAATGGTCTCGCCGTTGCTAGCGGAGGTATAGTCCAAAGGAACAGAGAGTCTGGCGCAGTCATAATTTCTTTGTCGTCTGTTTGTTGAATTATCTCCAAAGTCCAAGTCACATTCTGACCAGTCGATTTTGGAGCTGTTTGAGTTCTTCAGGTCATCTCTGGGTTTCAAAGTAGCGAAAACATCTTTTGGTAAAGATGAGGCCTGTGCTgcctggagaagaagatggctcAGAAAAACAGTTTGAAACTTCATGATGGAGAGATTGTTAAGAGAATACGATATAGAACATTCCAAAATCTCGGGATATTCTTAATTCTATTTAAGCATAACTCTGTAGGACTTTCAGCCTGCTCATCCTTCATCGCGACAGCACTGCCTTGTTTGTTGATCCAAGGCTATGTTTCTCGGCAAAAGCCAAGGATTAGTCGTACGTAGAGATGGAACAGCCCAGACTCCACTACCCAACCAAATCCCAATTCCCAAGACGCGTTAATCCGTGGCTCAACAGCTGAGCCTTGCTAGCGGTATATTTCGCCTGAAATGGAAAGTGGACTCAGGCGCTGGCCAAGAGAATGAGATATGCCTTGGTGGCCAACGGCTTGGCGACATTCTTTAGTTCTCAGCTTGCGAACATCGACGTTGGCCCTAGGCTAAACGATACGTCATGACGAGGCTCGCCAAGTGAAGGGTCCAGGATTAGGATTGAAGGATTAAGGCTCATGATTTAGCCCAATGGATGTGCATACGGTGAAACAAAGAGCGATGCTGTCAAAGTATTGGCATATGATGCATCTCATGAGACTTATCCATGGTAAATTCTAACTTTTGCAGTGCTTACTCTGACAGCGGATAAAATTCGGTATGGGTATTTTATTTCGCAAGGCGCAACATTTTATGTAAATTAGAAATTACGATAGACATCCACACTAAACACTCGACATATTGTTGCCCTATGCGAGTGTCGGTGTGATAAGAGACTATGTTCATGTTACCAGAACCTCCGAATATTTGTCGGGTTTCGGCCCCGCACTATGACATTTAAGCCATCAAGGCGAAAGACAAAGATTGGCTTGATCACTGGATACACAAGGCTTTAAGGCCAGTTGTAGCGAGATGATATAGTAACTTGCAGGCACAGTTATCTAAAGACAGTCAGATTACAGGTAAAGAAGTGAGAGTTTGTAATTTCTGGAGAGTTTAGGATCAAGAGTTTAGGTAAAGCAGTCAACATTgataaaagtattataaagagCTTGAGATGAGATAAGTGCCAGGACTCAATCGCCTTGCTCATAGCCATTAACCCCATGCAGACTTCCTGTTTTTCATCAAGCATTTGTCGTAAAACTACTCTGTCAACCTGACTCTACCATATACCTTAGTAGCCAACCTCTCCCATTTCTTTTCCTTAACCTGAGACCCATCAACCCCGCGATCTTGGCGCTCCAACACTATTGAGTCGATAGGCTCGGCTTCGAGCTCACAGTAGGATACGTAAGTCCCTTTCCCATATGGCtcactcttcttcaacctcccTTCCCACTTGCCCCTGCTTGAAAGCCTGAGAATGCAAGATTGAAGTTTGTGAGAAGGAAGCAGCAGTGCTTGGCCGACAATGTCATACTCATTTTCTCCTGGCCTTCGACTCAACACGAGTAGTTCACCAAAAATTGGCAAATTGATTATCT
This genomic stretch from Fusarium oxysporum f. sp. lycopersici 4287 chromosome 2, whole genome shotgun sequence harbors:
- a CDS encoding hippurate hydrolase, giving the protein MSKSSLSELVDQHRPDLQPLEELYKHLHRNPELSNQEIETAATIAQRLKEIGPDDLIIKPHIGGHGLAAVLRNGNGPTVLLRADIDALPVEETTGLEHASTKRMIHAASGFEKPVMHACGHDMHIVTLLGAAATLFSSRESWAGTLVLAFQPAEERGTGAQAMVDDGLYTKHEVPIPDFVLGAHVRPLRAGTIGTRRGLVATSADNYKVTIHGKGSHASMPHTAIDPIAISANAILKLQTLVSREVDPAESSVVTVTSIHAGDAENVIADSAVLGVDTRSTTIATRERLLKRIKTVIEAECSCANVLKSPEFEQTRAFPLTINDEAVTKRVEESFAAHFGEGPGKYDRDMPKLAFSEDFSILATAVDKPYCFFTYGCVDGEVWDKAEKEGTVAQSIAANHSSKFAPVIQPTLKTGLDGYALGALTFLAKGQ